In Candidatus Babeliales bacterium, the following proteins share a genomic window:
- the trpS gene encoding tryptophan--tRNA ligase, which produces MSKEKIVLTGDRPSGPLHIGHYVGSLANRLILQQKYKQYVMIADVQALTDNFETPQKVRENVVEVALDYLAVGIDPEKTTIFIQSMIPEIADLTIYYLNLVTVNRLRRNPTVKAEIQQKGYGENVTAGFLMYPVSQAADITCVRANIVPVGEDQLPMIEQTNEIVRTFNRIYRSEALVEVEAMVPKFARLPGIDGKAKMSKSLGNAIYLSDPADVVQKKVMSMYTDANHLRVEDPGQIEGNTVFEYLDAFDPDVVSVEKMKEHYRKGGLGDVVVKRRLLEVMQAFLEPVRRRRAELAGDKNAVMQILKKGTEETREVAAQTLAHVKKAMHLDYFI; this is translated from the coding sequence ATGAGTAAAGAGAAAATTGTTCTGACGGGTGATCGCCCATCGGGGCCGCTGCATATTGGCCATTATGTTGGCTCACTCGCAAATCGGCTCATCTTGCAGCAAAAATACAAGCAATATGTAATGATTGCTGATGTGCAGGCACTCACCGATAATTTTGAAACGCCGCAAAAAGTGCGCGAAAATGTCGTTGAAGTAGCTCTCGATTATTTAGCTGTCGGTATCGATCCTGAGAAAACAACTATATTTATTCAATCGATGATTCCTGAAATTGCGGATCTGACGATTTATTATCTTAACTTGGTAACGGTTAATCGATTGCGAAGAAACCCGACGGTGAAAGCTGAAATTCAGCAAAAAGGGTATGGCGAAAATGTTACTGCTGGATTTTTAATGTACCCGGTCAGCCAAGCTGCAGATATCACGTGCGTGCGAGCAAATATCGTGCCCGTTGGCGAAGATCAACTGCCGATGATTGAGCAAACAAATGAAATTGTACGCACATTTAATCGCATTTATCGCAGCGAAGCACTTGTAGAAGTAGAAGCGATGGTGCCAAAATTTGCGCGGTTGCCAGGAATTGATGGGAAGGCAAAAATGAGTAAATCGCTTGGCAATGCTATTTATCTTTCAGATCCTGCAGACGTTGTGCAAAAGAAAGTGATGAGCATGTACACCGATGCAAATCATTTACGCGTTGAAGATCCGGGCCAGATAGAGGGAAACACTGTTTTTGAATATCTCGATGCGTTCGATCCGGATGTAGTGAGCGTAGAGAAAATGAAAGAGCATTATCGCAAAGGTGGGCTTGGCGATGTGGTCGTTAAGCGTCGCTTGCTTGAAGTAATGCAAGCATTTTTAGAACCGGTACGCCGTCGTCGCGCAGAGCTTGCTGGAGATAAAAACGCGGTGATGCAAATCCTCAAAAAAGGTACGGAAGAAACGCGTGAAGTTGCAGCGCAAACACTTGCGCATGTAAAGAAAGCAATGCACCTAGACTATTTTATATAA
- a CDS encoding ATP-binding protein, with protein sequence MSIIRSTQKNVLLTMFLIASTINAESAGMPKLETDEWLNRFDHILKNLPQEELLRALAERQKWKTVQAIAKTTETQKPEDSEAHYYSPKFPAELSSEEKKLDVYKRIARKYIGTLPSHVEDLVSYFKYHKECVEQNVSIHNKLLLHGKPGTGKTHLVKVLSQELQIPLLSFSASFFGDKYIGESSRKIRRAFEAAKNLYSPVLVFIDEIDALATKRRDNTHEEHRATLITLLTELQELQDNKNIFFIVATNDLEALDPAVKDRFSGSVCEIKELDKVEKAKLYQKAFLDRGMEIDEEFAQCLAAVTAKEFSNRDVEYIATTTILKRFLDSKKDPEECKNKGLCSYARKSIDSTGKKASFYNILTQTYCDGI encoded by the coding sequence ATGAGCATCATCAGAAGTACACAAAAAAACGTTTTACTTACTATGTTTTTAATTGCAAGCACTATTAATGCGGAGTCGGCTGGGATGCCAAAATTAGAAACAGATGAATGGCTCAATAGATTTGATCATATTTTGAAAAATTTGCCGCAAGAGGAGTTGTTGAGGGCGTTGGCTGAGAGGCAAAAATGGAAGACGGTCCAAGCTATAGCTAAAACTACGGAAACTCAAAAGCCGGAAGATAGCGAAGCGCATTATTATTCGCCAAAATTCCCGGCCGAACTTTCAAGTGAAGAAAAAAAGCTCGATGTCTATAAACGAATAGCAAGAAAATATATAGGTACATTACCATCACATGTCGAGGATCTGGTTTCGTACTTTAAATACCATAAAGAATGTGTAGAGCAAAACGTTTCTATACATAATAAGTTGCTCTTACATGGCAAGCCGGGCACGGGCAAAACGCATCTGGTTAAAGTTCTTTCTCAAGAATTGCAAATTCCTCTATTATCGTTTTCTGCATCATTTTTTGGCGATAAATATATCGGTGAATCATCACGAAAAATCAGACGTGCATTTGAAGCAGCAAAAAATTTATATAGTCCCGTTCTGGTCTTTATTGATGAGATTGATGCTCTTGCCACTAAAAGAAGAGATAATACGCATGAAGAGCACAGAGCTACGTTAATAACTTTGCTTACTGAATTACAGGAGCTGCAAGATAATAAAAATATTTTTTTTATTGTCGCAACCAACGATTTAGAAGCACTAGATCCAGCAGTTAAAGATAGATTTTCAGGATCGGTGTGTGAGATCAAGGAATTGGATAAAGTTGAAAAGGCAAAATTGTATCAAAAAGCTTTTTTAGATCGAGGAATGGAAATTGATGAAGAATTTGCGCAATGCTTAGCAGCTGTTACAGCTAAAGAATTTTCTAATCGAGATGTGGAATACATAGCGACGACAACGATTCTAAAGCGATTTTTAGATAGTAAGAAAGATCCTGAAGAATGCAAAAATAAGGGTCTGTGCTCTTATGCAAGAAAATCAATTGATTCGACCGGAAAAAAAGCAAGCTTTTATAATATTCTGACGCAAACATATTGCGATGGAATATAA
- the hflX gene encoding GTPase HflX, producing the protein MARVFYEPSDYRPRILLVGVQAPYNRNPNIESYYEEFINLVKSNGVQYDETYFLRLRTIEAGTFLTSGQLESIKKICDEKNITELIISEPLSPQQERNLSDYLHVRIFDRTQLILEIFEKAAHSAEGKAQVEIAMLEHKKSRLAGRGVHLSQQSGALGLMGGFGETAKEKERRHLETLMLRLKRQLEQLEKTRETQRKQRLKSNLPLICLIGYTNTGKSTILNALTKSNVLAEDKLFATLDTTTRELFIDGTKRALISDTVGFIQLLPHKLIDAFKSTLAELQYAHLLVQVIDISDPNLKLHMQVVDQILKDLNVTSPMLYAFNKADKIEMTPQLELEIHRFQPHVLISATQPSGLDSLIKYLDTWTNEYKSKNASL; encoded by the coding sequence ATGGCACGTGTTTTTTACGAACCCTCCGATTATCGCCCGCGCATTTTGCTCGTTGGCGTTCAAGCTCCTTATAATAGAAATCCCAATATTGAATCGTATTACGAAGAGTTTATTAATTTAGTAAAGTCTAATGGCGTTCAATACGATGAAACGTATTTTTTGCGTTTGCGCACGATCGAAGCGGGCACATTCCTAACAAGCGGTCAGCTTGAATCGATAAAAAAAATCTGTGATGAAAAAAACATTACCGAACTTATTATTTCAGAACCGCTTTCTCCGCAGCAAGAACGCAATCTGAGCGACTATCTGCATGTAAGAATTTTCGATCGCACGCAACTTATTTTGGAAATTTTTGAAAAAGCGGCACATTCTGCAGAAGGCAAAGCGCAAGTTGAGATCGCGATGCTTGAGCATAAAAAATCTCGGCTTGCAGGAAGAGGAGTTCATCTTTCGCAGCAATCTGGCGCACTTGGATTAATGGGTGGATTTGGCGAAACGGCAAAAGAAAAAGAACGCCGCCATCTTGAAACACTAATGCTTCGCTTGAAGCGACAACTTGAACAACTTGAAAAAACACGCGAAACACAAAGAAAGCAACGCTTAAAAAGCAATTTACCTCTCATTTGTTTAATTGGTTATACCAATACCGGTAAATCGACCATTTTAAATGCGCTCACGAAAAGCAACGTGCTTGCTGAGGATAAATTATTTGCAACGTTGGATACCACCACGCGCGAACTTTTTATCGATGGCACTAAACGCGCATTAATTTCAGATACGGTTGGATTCATTCAGTTACTGCCGCATAAATTAATCGATGCGTTTAAATCGACCCTGGCAGAATTGCAATATGCCCATTTATTAGTACAAGTAATCGACATTTCAGATCCTAATTTAAAATTGCATATGCAAGTGGTTGATCAAATCTTGAAAGATTTGAACGTGACAAGCCCGATGCTTTATGCATTTAACAAAGCGGATAAAATTGAAATGACGCCGCAATTGGAGCTTGAAATACACCGCTTTCAGCCACATGTTTTAATCTCAGCGACTCAACCAAGCGGTCTAGATTCATTAATCAAGTATCTTGATACATGGACTAACGAATATAAAAGCAAAAACGCTTCCCTTTAA
- a CDS encoding UvrD-helicase domain-containing protein, which translates to MNHETNPTHQPFSHQLNERQLQAVLHKDGPLLVIAGAGSGKTRVITSRIVHLLTERNVPPHEIVALTFTNKAAGEMKERIAKSIGKGMHGLFIGTFHSYCLFLLKIHGHRLGYETFSIIDADDQQQLVSSILKRSGSDKRYSPKQLMYQISMLKNKSADDVYIDPFVKNVWQAYEHEKKLSKCFDFDDLLIEILHLFKTNPEFKQAHQERIRHLLVDEYQDTNKVQHELLKSMALKDDGTFAVDSLCAVGDEDQSIYSWRGATVANILEFKNDFPATIIVTIDQNYRSAEPILNVANQVIRNNTQRNPKKLWSSKEGSDRVRIVHCASGYQEGELIALGIKQLRSLPNYNSIALLYRAHYQSRTLEEALIRHSIPYVIIGGIQFYERKEIKDLLAYLRLAVNPFDRVSFMRVVNCPSRGLGDVFIEQFLTEWDKQPFLDCHGIAQHLINEQAIPNAKRSALERFMKTIAAVAQMQKPHEALEKIITQIHYFEYLKHAYDLEEAQEKIENCKELLRATKHFDEIGVSTLMDFLAEVALMQEKSQNKETEHHVYLMTLHAAKGLEFDAAMLTGLEEGIFPSNHSLQNPDGVEEERRLLYVGITRARERLLMTHARYRSTFGTMTDQTPSRFLHEIPERLAHRTDASFFQEHQLLQFFHEWLGTKSQRAAVQTFGTASKKPSFDIGSATIKETIKPTPSTAKFKLNQPVKHAQFGIGIIKNIEERGEEKIITAQFKNGLKKVKSSFIQGI; encoded by the coding sequence ATGAATCACGAAACAAATCCAACTCATCAACCATTTTCGCATCAATTAAATGAACGCCAATTACAAGCGGTGCTTCATAAAGATGGGCCGCTTCTTGTTATTGCAGGCGCAGGCTCTGGAAAGACACGCGTCATTACTTCGCGCATCGTACATTTGCTCACCGAGCGAAACGTACCGCCACATGAAATCGTTGCGCTCACGTTCACTAATAAAGCAGCGGGCGAAATGAAAGAGCGGATTGCCAAATCGATCGGCAAAGGAATGCATGGACTATTTATTGGCACATTCCATTCCTATTGTTTATTTTTACTCAAAATTCATGGCCATCGATTGGGATATGAAACGTTTAGCATCATCGATGCGGATGATCAACAACAACTGGTGAGCTCAATACTAAAAAGAAGCGGCAGCGATAAACGTTACTCACCAAAACAATTAATGTATCAAATCAGTATGCTTAAAAATAAAAGCGCTGATGATGTTTATATCGATCCGTTTGTAAAAAATGTATGGCAAGCGTACGAGCATGAAAAGAAATTAAGCAAATGTTTCGATTTTGACGATCTTTTGATCGAAATTTTGCACCTTTTCAAAACTAATCCAGAATTCAAACAAGCCCATCAAGAACGCATTCGGCATTTACTTGTTGATGAATATCAAGATACGAATAAAGTACAGCATGAATTGCTTAAATCGATGGCGCTTAAAGATGATGGTACTTTTGCGGTCGATTCACTTTGCGCGGTTGGTGATGAAGATCAATCGATCTATTCATGGCGGGGTGCAACGGTCGCCAACATTTTAGAATTTAAAAACGATTTTCCTGCGACGATAATAGTCACCATCGATCAGAATTATCGCTCTGCAGAACCTATTTTAAATGTTGCCAACCAAGTTATTAGAAATAACACGCAGCGCAATCCTAAAAAATTATGGTCTTCAAAAGAAGGCAGCGATCGCGTGCGCATTGTGCACTGCGCTTCTGGTTACCAAGAAGGTGAATTGATTGCGCTTGGCATCAAACAGCTGCGCAGTTTGCCAAACTATAATTCAATAGCTCTCCTTTACCGTGCACATTATCAATCACGAACACTTGAAGAAGCACTTATACGCCATTCGATTCCGTACGTTATTATTGGCGGCATTCAGTTCTATGAACGAAAAGAGATTAAAGATCTTCTTGCGTATCTCCGTTTAGCAGTTAACCCGTTCGATCGAGTGTCTTTTATGCGCGTCGTCAATTGCCCGAGTCGAGGCCTTGGCGATGTTTTCATTGAGCAATTTTTGACCGAATGGGATAAGCAACCATTTTTAGATTGCCACGGAATCGCGCAGCATCTGATTAATGAACAAGCTATTCCAAACGCAAAGCGATCTGCACTTGAACGATTTATGAAAACAATTGCTGCCGTTGCCCAAATGCAAAAACCTCACGAAGCGCTTGAAAAAATTATTACGCAGATTCATTACTTTGAATATTTAAAGCATGCATACGATCTTGAAGAAGCACAGGAAAAGATCGAAAACTGCAAAGAGCTTTTACGCGCGACTAAGCATTTTGATGAAATTGGTGTTTCTACACTGATGGATTTCTTGGCAGAAGTAGCGCTCATGCAAGAAAAATCGCAAAACAAAGAAACGGAGCATCATGTCTATTTGATGACGCTTCATGCAGCAAAAGGATTAGAGTTTGATGCTGCCATGCTTACTGGCCTTGAAGAAGGAATTTTTCCAAGTAATCATTCGCTCCAAAATCCTGATGGGGTTGAAGAAGAGCGGCGACTTTTATACGTAGGCATCACGCGCGCTCGAGAACGACTCTTGATGACCCACGCTCGGTATCGTTCTACATTTGGCACAATGACCGATCAAACTCCGTCCCGCTTTTTGCATGAGATTCCTGAGCGGCTTGCGCATCGCACCGATGCTTCTTTTTTTCAAGAACACCAACTCTTACAGTTCTTCCATGAATGGCTCGGCACAAAATCGCAACGCGCTGCAGTGCAAACCTTTGGTACCGCAAGCAAGAAACCTTCGTTTGATATTGGTTCTGCAACAATAAAAGAAACAATCAAACCGACGCCATCAACTGCCAAATTTAAACTTAATCAACCGGTAAAACACGCTCAGTTTGGCATCGGCATAATCAAAAATATTGAAGAACGGGGCGAGGAAAAAATTATAACCGCCCAATTTAAAAACGGCCTCAAGAAGGTAAAATCCTCCTTCATTCAAGGGATTTAG